In the genome of Nerophis lumbriciformis linkage group LG32, RoL_Nlum_v2.1, whole genome shotgun sequence, one region contains:
- the LOC133574518 gene encoding sodium- and chloride-dependent GABA transporter 2-like encodes MDHFPMNPENLESKAEPAPKGQQRERWSKKIEYFLAVAGSIVGYGNIWRFPYLCSKNGGGVFLIPYFLFLFTCGIPLFILETSLGQYTNQGAITCWRKICPLFGGIGYGSQVIVACTIIYYIIILTWEFLFLFSSFHSELPWANCFNSWNTDTCLGRNQTLPESTNNTSSVVEYWERRILGLSSGVDEMGNIRWDLALCLLLSWILVYVCICKGIKNTGKVLYFTATFPYVILLALLVRGLTLPGAKDGLTFYLYPDLTRLSDSTVWLDAASQILYSYVIGSGVLTSLSSYNKYNNNCYRDSLLLCLLNSITSFMAGFAIFSVLGFMAKEQGLDISIVVESGPVLAFIAYPRAVSLMPLPHIWAISFYLMMIFVGLDTQFTYVETLTTSIRDVFPSFFVNKYRRQFLLLAICFGSFFAGLTMVTEGGFYVFLLMDYYTYIGSIFFLPVLESLCIGWIYGADRLYDNIEDMIGYRPWPVMKYCWRYITPALFLCTLLYNTITHQPLKVNNTYEYPWWGYAVGGVLALSPSLLVPLWMVYAVSVTPGTLRQRLKVLCTPASDLPCAALKRKRADQEALQTFTETL; translated from the exons ATGGATCACTTCCCAATGAACCCAGAAAACCTTGAAAGTAAAGCAGAACCGGCACCCAAAGGCCAGCAGAGGGAGCGGTGGTCCAAAAAAATAGAGTACTTCTTGGCTGTGGCTGGTAGTATTGTTGGCTATGGGAATATCTGGAGATTTCCATACCTTTGTTCCAAAAATGGAGGAG GAGTCTTCCTCATACCATACTTTTtgttcctgttcacctgtggcatccCTCTCTTCATCCTGGAGACATCACTGGGCCAGTACACCAATCAAGGTGCAATAACATGTTGGAGGAAAATCTGCCCTCTTTTTGGAG GTATAGGATATGGCAGCCAGGTGATTGTCGCCTGCACAATCATTTATTACATTATCATCCTGACCTGGGaattcctcttcctcttctcgtCCTTCCATTCGGAACTTCCGTGGGCTAACTGTTTCAACAGCTGGAACACAg ATACATGTCTGGGACGCAATCAAACTCTGCCAGAGTCCACAAACAACACATCTTCAGTTGTAGAGTATTGGGA GAGAAGAATTTTGGGGCTATCAAGCGGCGTTGATGAAATGGGAAACATTCGCTGGGACTTGGCcctttgtcttcttctttccTGGATATTGGTTTACGTCTGTATCTGCAAGGGAATCAAGAACACAGGCAAG gtgCTGTACTTCACTGCCACGTTTCCATACGTCATACTTTTGGCATTGCTTGTTCGTGGTCTGACGTTACCAGGAGCCAAAGATGGGCTGACCTTCTACCTCTACCCAGACTTGACACGCCTCAGCGATTCAACG GTTTGGCTTGATGCGGCCAGCCAGATCCTATACTCCTACGTAATCGGCAGTGGGGTGCTGACATCTTTAAGTAGCTacaacaagtacaacaacaatTGCTACAG GGACAGTTTGTTGCTGTGCCTTTTAAACAGTATTACCAGCTTTATGGCCGGCTTTGCCATCTTCTCTGTGCTCGGCTTCATGGCCAAAGAGCAAGGCCTGGACATATCCATCGTGGTCGAATCAG GTCCAGTACTGGCGTTCATTGCGTACCCTCGCGCTGTGAGTCTGATGCCCCTCCCTCACATTTGGGCCATTAGCTTCTATTTAATGATGATTTTTGTAGGACTAGACACCCAG TTTACATACGTCGAGACGCTGACCACCAGCATCCGCgatgtgtttccttcattcttTGTCAATAAGTATCGACGTCAGTTCCTTCTTCTCGCCATCTGCTTTGGAAGCTTCTTTGCAGGACTTACAATGGTCACAGAG GGAGGCTTCTATGTTTTCCTCTTGATGGACTATTACACCTACATCGGGAGTATTTTCTTTTTACCCGTTCTTGAGTCCCTCTGCATCGGATGGATCTACG GTGCTGACCGTCTGTATGACAACATCGAGGACATGATTGGCTATCGACCGTGGCCTGTTATGAAATACTGTTGGCGGTACATCACACCAGCTCTCTTCCTC TGCACACTACTATACAACACCATCACACACCAACCGCTCAAAGTCAACAACACCTATGAATACCCATGGTGGGGATACGCAGTCGGCGGAGTCTTGGCCCTGTCGCCATCACTCCTGGTCCCACTGTGGATGGTCTACGCTGTCAGTGTCACGCCTGGAACTCTAAGACAG AGACTCAAAGTTCTGTGCACGCCAGCAAGTGACTTACCTTGTGCAGCCTTGAAAAGGAAAAGGGCCGACCAAGAAGCACTTCAGA